The Coffea eugenioides isolate CCC68of chromosome 8, Ceug_1.0, whole genome shotgun sequence genome has a segment encoding these proteins:
- the LOC113779421 gene encoding plastidal glycolate/glycerate translocator 1, chloroplastic-like translates to MAKDSSLAYNAFSGPHKSSKNACTSPTTFLHLSTIPMATASAIPQNLSLFHPNQYYSTAFTTKHFKPTRFLVKGIRSKLSVLDNNGVPIGYNRENNFSKASQPFTVLGPHSKFLHPTRRITVQSLSSNSGVTSTSLQNKVIGLLHLLVSLGIILAMDKLLKKAFVAAAIKFPSALFGMFCIFTILMALDSTVPAAATGLMNFFEPALLFIQRWLPLFYVPSLVALPLAVKDIPATSGVKICIIIVGGWLASLAVAGYTAIAVRKMVNTEMIPAEPMSKPSPFSQLEIWAWSGIFVISFIAAFWYPTVLGTSARTCLPFLLASTVLGYMVGSGLPSGLKKVFHPVICCALSADLAAFAFGYFTRSGLNPVLGYYLTKASSNPGAGDILMGFLGSVILSFAFSMFKQRKLVKRHAAEIFTSVIISTLFSLYSTALIGRLLALEPSLTISILPRCITVALALSIVSFFEGANSSLTAAAVVVTGLIGANFVQTVLDNLRFRDPIARGIATASSAHGLGTAALSAKEPEALPFCAIAYGLTGIFGSLACSIPAVRQSLLAVVG, encoded by the exons ATGGCAAAGGACTCATCTCTAGCTTACAACGCCTTTTCAGGGCCACacaaatcttccaaaaatgcCTGCACTTCCCCAACTACATTTTTACACCTCTCCACTATTCCAATGGCTACGGCTTCAGCAATCCCACAAAATTTATCCCTTTTCCATCCCAATCAATATTATTCCACAGCTTTCACTACAAAACATTTTAAGCCCACAAGATTTCTTGTCAAAGGAATTCGTTCAAAGCTTTCAGTATTAGACAACAATGGAGTTCCAATCGGATATAATAGGGAGAACAATTTCAGTAAAGCTTCACAACCCTTTACAGTTCTTGGACCCCATTCCAAGTTCTTGCACCCCACTAGGAGAATTACTGTGCAATCATTGAGTTCAAATAGCGGTGTCACCTCAACAAGCCTGCAGAACAAG GTGATTGGGCTGCTGCATTTGTTGGTGTCACTTGGGATTATACTAGCAATGGACAAGTTGTTGAAGAAGGCATTTGTGGCTGCTGCTATCAAATTTCCAAGTGCTTTGTTTGGAATGTTTTGTATATTTACCATTCTAATGGCTCTTGATTCAACTGTTCCTGCTGCAGCAACAGGATTGATGAACTTCTTTGAGCCTGCTCTTTTGTTTATTCAGAGGTGGCTGCCCTTGTTTTATGTTCCTTCTTTGGTGGCTTTGCCTCTTGCCGTTAAAGACATTCCCGCAACTTCAGGGGTTAAGATTTGTATAATCATAG TTGGTGGATGGTTAGCTTCACTTGCAGTTGCAGGTTACACTGCAATCGCtgtaagaaaaatggtaaatacagaaatgataccTGCTGAACCAATGTCAAAGCCTTCTCCTTTTTCTCAACTGGAGATTTGGGCTTGGAGTGGGATTTTTGTTATATCGTTTATTGCAGCTTTTTGGTATCCAACGGTGCTTGGCACAAGTGCAAGAACATGCCTTCCTTTTCTACTGGCATCAACTGTATTAGGCTATATGGTTGGTTctgg GCTTCCATCTGGGCTCAAGAAAGTTTTCCATCCAGTTATTTGCTGTGCTCTTTCTGCAGATTTGGCAGCATTTGCTTTTGGATACTTTACTCGAAGTGGACTTAATCCAGTTCTAG GATATTATCTCACAAAGGCATCCTCTAATCCTGGAGCTGGTGATATTCTTATGGGATTTCTAGGATCGGTTATCCTTTCCTTTGCCTTCTCAATGTTCAAACAGAGGAAG CTTGTTAAGAGGCATGCAGCTGAGATTTTCACCTCAGTCATTATCTCAACTTTGTTTTCTTTGTACTCAACGGCTCTGATTGGACGACTTCTTGCATTGGAACCAAGTTTAACTATATCAATACTTCCCAGATGCATTACTGTGGCATTGGCTCTCAGCATTGTATCTTTCTTTGAAG GTGCCAATTCATCTCTCACAGCTGCAGCTGTTGTAGTTACTGGGCTCATTGGAGCGAATTTTGTTCAGACAGTGCTTGATAACCTTCGCTTCCGTGATCCTATTGCTCGAGGAATTGCAACTGCATCTAG TGCGCATGGATTGGGAACAGCAGCATTGTCAGCAAAGGAACCTGAGGCTCTTCCATTTTGTGCCATTGCATATGGACTTACTGGCATATTTGGTTCTCTGGCCTGCTCCATTCCAGCAGTCAGACAAAGCTTGTTAGCAGTAGTTGGCTAA